AATATCTCCCAGTTTTTTATTCCCTGCAATATATACATGATCTTTTCCAATGATATTGACAATTTTCTCTGCCAGTTTCGGGATTGCAATTTCTTTGGGGCAAAAATGACTGAAAGTGAAAATCAGAAACTCAGATCTGTTCTTTTCGAGGAACTTTTTTGAAGCAAGCAGAGCTGGTTCCAGTTCTTCTCCGTATCCGCCACCTATAGCATCATCCATACAGTCCGAAGAACTATGTTTCAGGTATAGCGTATCTTTTAAAATGCCGGCACGCAGATCGAACATTCTGATACCAGAGATCATTTGTTTCTCTATATTCAAAGATTGGGTAAGCGTATTACATTCATTAATTGTACCTTTCTGGCTACCTCCGGTAGCTGTTAATACAGACATTCCGGCATCATGAGAACCAGGGATAACAATGTCTTTAAGTGTATAATGTCCTTTTGAACTATCAAATATATCGCCCATCCAGTGAGAGAGATCGATATTTGAACCCATTAATGTATTTTTTTTTACAGTTTGTGCCTGCAGTAAATCAGGGCAGAAGAATAAAGTTAAGATTGAAAAGCAGATTACTGATTTGAAGATTTTAGAGGAGGAAACTGGTTCTGCAATTTGTATCATTGAATTGTTGTACGTGTTTTGTTAATATAATTGACAATAAAGATATGGATTATTGATAGTATTTGTATTTTCATATCCTTTAAGGATTCCCTATTATAATGAAAAAAATATACGCTTTCTTTTTATGTCTTTTGCTTAGTTCTGTTCCTGTATTACTAAAGGCACAGGATTCCTATTACTGGACTTCCAATTTTTCACCAGCAGGTTTCTTAACACCCGGTGCTGCCATTGCCAATACAAGAGATAGTGGGATAGTATATCTTAATCCTGCAGTTATGGCATGGTCCGATAAAACTGCAACGTCTATATCATCTAACGTCTATCGTTATGATCATTTCAGAATAAAAAACGGAGTAGGGATGGGAAAAGATCTGGTGGCAAACAGTACCAGGATCGTTCCGCAGTTAGTGTCGAAAACTTTTAAGTTAAACAAACAAGATCCCCTTACTATAGGATTTGCTTTAATTCAGAATCCACTTCAGGACTTTAATACTTCTCAAAGATTAGATAAAAAGGCAAATGTCCTGAATGATAGCTATAGTCCCGGAGATGAGGTTTATATAGGGCAATATGACGCGGATTCTAAGGTGACCGAAACCTATGCTCAAATTAGTGTAGGAAAAAGGATAAGCCAGAAACTGGCTGCAGGTCTGACTCTTGAAGGAACTTTAAGAAATGCAAGTAATAACTCGAATATCACTTCAAGGGCATTGTATAATACGCCAAATGATCCGGATGTTATATTTCCACCGGTTGCCAGTAACCAGATTATAACTTCATCAGATTATACTTATGCCGGGGTCAGATTAAAGTTTGGTTTGGCCTATGATTCCGGAAATCATCATTGGGGTTTGTTGTTAAGTAGTCCTCTGGCTAAATTATATAGCCGTGCAACTTTTATTGCGGATATTAATTCAACTAACCTGACTGATCCGGAAACAGGGGTGGTTAGTAATTTACTGGCCAGTACCAGGCAGACTAATCTCAGAGCCAAATGGAAGATGCCGCTGAGTCTGGCAGGAGGATATGCCTATGATTATGGCAGAGGTCAGATTTACCTGGCTGCAGAGTTTTTTGGGTCGGTAAATTCATATACTATTTTAAAACCAGAAGAAGATTCATTTATCAGAACCGGAAACGGATCAAAATTACCTTTAGACGGAGCGTTAAATATGCTTGATGGCAGGAAGAAGGTTTTGAATGTGGGCATAGGATACAGTCGTGAAATAAATGAAGTTTTTACGTTGATGTCTTCTCTTCGCACAGACTTTAATTATCTGAATGAAAAGACAGATGAACAAGGTCATATTTCTCTATGGGATAATTACCACGCACAGATCGGGGGGAATTTTAAGCGTCGTAAATTTAATCTGCGGGCCGGTTTATTGCTAAGCTATGGCAGAACGGGTAGTTTCAGCCAGCAGGTAAATTTTGATGGTGCGAGCGATAAAAATCAGTTGATTGGTGAGTCATTGCAGGTACCTGCGAAATATATATCAACCGGGTTATTATTATCATATATTCATAATTTTTAAAAACAATGATCCTGATCATTAATTTTTACATTCAGGTTTTAAAACATTATTTACTTTTATCTGTCATTAGTCAGGAATCATTATCCGGATTAAGACAAATGATCAGTATAATCTGGTAAATAATAAATTATGCAGAAACGAATAGTTATCATAGGCGGAGGTTTTGCGGGTATCAATCTGGCCCTTCAACTTGGGAAAAAGAAACATTATCAGGTCACTCTGGTAGATAAAAACAATTATAATTTCTTTCCACCGCTGATTTACCAGGTGGCGACAGCGTTTCTGGAACCTTCCAGTATCAGTTATCCGATACGTAAACTTTTCAGAAATAAAAGTAATCTGCATTTCAGACTGGGAGAACTGCTTAAGGTAGTTCCGGAATCTCATCAGCTTATATTAAGCAATGGTACTATTGAGTACGATGAGCTTGTTTTTGCCACCGGTGCAGAGACTAATTATTTCGGAATGGAGAATGTGAAGAGAAATGCCATACCGATGAAGACGCTGAGTGATGCAATACAAATGCGTAACAGATTACTTACTCATTTTGAGGAAGCCACACTTGCTACTGATCCGGCCGAAATAGCTAAAAGTCTGACCATAGTCATTGCCGGCGGCGGGCCAACAGGAGTGGAGATTTCAGGGATGTTTGCAGAAATGAGCCGTAGCATTATGCGCAAGGACTACCCTGAGCTGAAAGATGCAGATGGCCAGATTTATCTTGTTGATGGCGGAGCAGCCTTATTGAAACCCATGAGTACAAAATCTCAGGTGAATACCTATGAGTCTCTGACCAAATTAGGGGTTAAAATTTTACTGAATAGTCATGTAAATGATTTTGTGAATGATAAAGTTATTCTTTCTGATGGGACAGAGATTGTAACAAAAAATCTGATCTGGGCTGCAGGTGTAAGTGCAATAAATTTTGATGGTATTCCTGCTACCAGTTATGGCCGCGGAAAAAGGATGATAGTAGACGGTCTTCATAAATTAGCCGGCTTTGAAGATATTTATGCTATTGGTGATGCATCTATACAATCTGCCGATCCCGGATATCCGGAAGGTCATCCGCAGGTGGCTCAGGTGGCTATTCAGCAAGGCAGAAATCTTGCCGCTAACTTTATCCGGATGGCTGAACGCAGGGTTCCCCGCAGTTTTGTTTATAAGGACAGAGGAAGCATGGCAATTATTGGAAGTAACAAAGCAGTTGTAGATTTACCCAAACCAAAAATCCATTTGAATGGATTTCTGGCCTGGTTAGCCTGGTTGTTTATTCACCTGATGTCACTGATCACTTACCGTAACAGGTTCAGAACTTTCTATAACTGGACAGTAGCTTATTTTTCAAAAGATCAATCTCTGAGAATGATTATAAGACCAGTGGATCCCCATGAAGACCCCGTGGTGCCTGCAATCGAAAAATCAGCAGCAGTTGAATCAGAAAAAGTGGAAACCAAAAATGCATAAATCTATGGCAAAGCCCTGGTCATTCTGCGATTAGTTTGTTTTGGTATACCTGTAGTAAAACATGCGGTTACTTCATCTTCTTTTTTATGCTATTCCATCTTTACCTGTGCATTGGTTAAAGAGACATAATCAGTTTTGATCAGAAATTTAGGATTATAATCAAATGCCGCTGTTCTGTAGGCCGTATTAGTGTAGTTAAATGGATCAGTAGTAGTTTTAAAAGGATTAATACTAAAGGAGCTGCTATTGGCAATGTCTGCACTAAATAATTCACGTTTCCATAGGTATACAGCAGAATCATCAAGATCTTTGTCTTTTTTGCAGCTGGAGATTAAAATTGAGACGGACAGGACAGGGACGAAAAAATAAAAAAAACGGGATCTCATAAACATATTTTAATAATTAATAAATAGAACGATGTGTCAACAGCCCAAATCTCTTATTATGTTTTTTATTATCAAAATAGATTAACTCTTTTTAACAAAAAATTATAATAATTATAAGTTAATTTATTGTGGTTTACAGAATATTCAGGAGATAAGCCAATTCATTTGGTTATACTTATTTAAAACCACTAATATTACCTTTGTAATCCACCAGGACGCATAGCCATTACAGATTTAATACACATGAAGATATTATTAATTGAAGATGAAGAAGCTTTAAGAGAGGACATTATTACTTATTTTACAGAAGAAGGGAGCCTCTGTGAAACAGCAGATGACTATGCAACAGCATTGACAAAAATCAATATTTACAACTATGACTGTATCGTGCTGGATCTTACTTTACCAGATGGTGATGGAATGGAAATATTACGCAAGTTAAAAAGTCTGCATAAAAATGACGGTGTACTCATTATTTCAGCAAGACATTCTCTCGATGATAAATTATCCGGACTTAATCTCGGGGCAGATGATTATCTGGTTAAGCCTTTCCATTTATCTGAGTTAAAAGCAAGAGTTTCAGCTATAGTCAGAAGGAAGAGTTTTGACGGAAATAACCTCATTGTCTTCCATGAAATTAATATAGATACGCTGGCAATGAAAACCATGGTAGGTCAGAACATTGTCAATCTCACCAAAAAAGAATACGACCTGCTGGTTTATTTTATAGCCAACCAGAATAAAGTTATTACTAAGAGTGCCTTAGCAGAACATTTGTGGGGAGATGAAATTGACCTTTCTGATCACTTTGATTTTATCTATACCCATATTAAGAATTTAAGAAAAAAACTCGTGGAGACAGGTTGTAATGATTATATTAAATCAATGTATGGTGTTGGATACAAATTTAGCAGCTGATGAAATTAGCACAAAAATATAATAGGGTAAACCTGTTCACTACCCTGATCATATTGGTCATGAGCGGGGCTATCTATTATTTTGCGATTCATTATATATTAACCAGTAAGTTGGACAATGATCTTAAGATTGAAGAAGAGGAGATCATTGCCAGTGTTCAGAAATATAACAAGCTACCTTTACCAAGTGATTTTAAAGATCAGAAAGTTACCTATAAGGAGCTGGGTACAACAGAAGAGGTTGAAAGATATTTCGTTAATACCTCCTATTATAATCAGGACGAAAAGGACAGTGAGCCGGGACGCAGTCTGATCACAACAGTTAAGGCCGGAGACAGGAGCTATGCCGTTACCATTACTAAATCAAGCCTGGAAGCTGAAGATCTGGTCAGACTTATTTTTCTGATTACACTTGGCGTTATTATTTTGCTGCTGATTAGTCTGACTGTAGTTAATCGTTTTATTTTAAGTAGTTTGTGGAGGCCATTTTATGATATACTTAAACAACTTAAAGCTTTTAATCTGGCCGATAAAAATGAAGTTTCTGTACAGCAAACTCAGATTGATGAATTTCAGGAACTGAATCAGTCTGTGATTGCGATGTCCGCAAGAGTCAGACAGGACTATAAGGAGCTTAAAAGTTTTACGGATAATGCTTCTCATGAGATGATGACACCACTGGCTGTAATCAATTCCAAGTTAGATACTTTAATTCAGACAGAAGCTTTATCAGACAGGCAGGGTGAGTTAATAGAAGACGTTTATCTGGCTGTAAACAAATTATCCAGGTTAAATCAATCCCTGTTGTTATTGGCTAAGATAGAAAATAACCTGATTAAGGATGAAGAAGATGTGTCTCTGGATATTCTGGTTGCACAGAAACTCAGACAGTTCAATGAGTTGTTTATTGCGAATGAGATTCAGGTAGAAAAGAAACTGGAAGCCCGGCAGCTGTACATGAGTAAATATCTGGCTGATATT
This portion of the Pedobacter lusitanus genome encodes:
- a CDS encoding NAD(P)/FAD-dependent oxidoreductase, translated to MQKRIVIIGGGFAGINLALQLGKKKHYQVTLVDKNNYNFFPPLIYQVATAFLEPSSISYPIRKLFRNKSNLHFRLGELLKVVPESHQLILSNGTIEYDELVFATGAETNYFGMENVKRNAIPMKTLSDAIQMRNRLLTHFEEATLATDPAEIAKSLTIVIAGGGPTGVEISGMFAEMSRSIMRKDYPELKDADGQIYLVDGGAALLKPMSTKSQVNTYESLTKLGVKILLNSHVNDFVNDKVILSDGTEIVTKNLIWAAGVSAINFDGIPATSYGRGKRMIVDGLHKLAGFEDIYAIGDASIQSADPGYPEGHPQVAQVAIQQGRNLAANFIRMAERRVPRSFVYKDRGSMAIIGSNKAVVDLPKPKIHLNGFLAWLAWLFIHLMSLITYRNRFRTFYNWTVAYFSKDQSLRMIIRPVDPHEDPVVPAIEKSAAVESEKVETKNA
- a CDS encoding response regulator transcription factor; translation: MKILLIEDEEALREDIITYFTEEGSLCETADDYATALTKINIYNYDCIVLDLTLPDGDGMEILRKLKSLHKNDGVLIISARHSLDDKLSGLNLGADDYLVKPFHLSELKARVSAIVRRKSFDGNNLIVFHEINIDTLAMKTMVGQNIVNLTKKEYDLLVYFIANQNKVITKSALAEHLWGDEIDLSDHFDFIYTHIKNLRKKLVETGCNDYIKSMYGVGYKFSS
- a CDS encoding sensor histidine kinase, with the protein product MKLAQKYNRVNLFTTLIILVMSGAIYYFAIHYILTSKLDNDLKIEEEEIIASVQKYNKLPLPSDFKDQKVTYKELGTTEEVERYFVNTSYYNQDEKDSEPGRSLITTVKAGDRSYAVTITKSSLEAEDLVRLIFLITLGVIILLLISLTVVNRFILSSLWRPFYDILKQLKAFNLADKNEVSVQQTQIDEFQELNQSVIAMSARVRQDYKELKSFTDNASHEMMTPLAVINSKLDTLIQTEALSDRQGELIEDVYLAVNKLSRLNQSLLLLAKIENNLIKDEEDVSLDILVAQKLRQFNELFIANEIQVEKKLEARQLYMSKYLADIMLNNLINNAIRHNVQNGEILVELSAGVLSISNTGAGKALDGNRPFERFYKDPASEGAGLGLAITSQICNLYHYKLSYSYRAGRHIFSIKF